The genomic interval AAAGCATAGCCATAGTATTGCTCATACAATAACTTCTGGCATCTGGGCTGTTTATTAATGCACCCCTGTATTATGGTAGTCAGTTGTTCCAATGCTTATCAATAGAGGCTCACATGTCCTGTATACCTTCTTAATACGGAACCCGGCAGGAAAGGTTGCCTGAGGTATAAAATAATTTCCAGATAAGAATCCCACAGCTATATAAACAACTATAAACCAATTACTTTTGGTAAAAAATTATTCCTGGCGCTGGTATTATCAATGTAAAATTACATTTATTCCGGTTCTGTTTTGATCCGGGGTTTGCCCGGGGTTGTCCGGGGTTTGCCCGGGGTTGCCCGGGGTTTCGCGGGGTTTCGCGGGGTTTCGCGGGGTTTCGCGGGGTTTGCCGGGGTTGCCCGGGGTTGCACCCCGCGCTACAAACACACGGCACCTACGGAGCCGATGGACGTTTTGTTTCCCGGTTTTATTATGATGCAGGGTGTAAACCAGGTTACAAACACATGGCAGCTATGGAGCCGACGGACGTTTTGTTTCCCGGTTTTATTATGACACAGGGTGTAAACCAGATTACAAACACGCGAATAACGTCGGCGGTGGAGCGATGGACGTTGGGTGTCCCGGTTTTATTTATGATGCAGGGTGTAAACCAGGTTACAAACACATGGCAGCTACGGAGCCGATGGACGTTTTGTTTCCCGGTTTTATTATGGCGTAGAAGTGTAAAACAGACTGCAAACACGCGAAATAGCGCCGGAGCGATTGTTGTTTGGTTCCCGGGCCGGCCTGCAAATAAATTATTGAAGGGTCTCTTTCCAGCCGGCAATAGCGGCGGTATCCGCAGGAGTGACTTTGATAGTCCCATCCTGGGCAATATCTGCCTGCTGGCCGGGAAGCAGGGTCAGGTCTTTGCCTTCCGCCTGTACCCTGACGGTACTTCCCAGGGCGGTAATGGCCATATGTGAAGGTGTGGTATAGGCATGTATATTAAAATAAGTCCCTGTTACGTCGGCATATACTTCATAGGCACGGATGTGAAATGGCTGATTGACGCTATTGCTTACCCTGAAACTGGCCTCTCCTTCCACTTCCACTACCCTGCCCGCCACACTGTAAGTGGCCGGATACCTGACGGCGCTACCCGTATTCATCCATACCTCCGTACCATCGGGCAATGTATCTTTAGACTTATGCTGGCCGGCGGATGACATTGCCCGGAAAGAAGCCGATCTTTCGGAACGCATCACGATCAGGTAAATACCCGGGCCAACTATCAGGAACAGCAATGCAGCCAGGGCATACAGGTAATTGAGGCGGTGTGAATAGATCCGTCTTATCACCGGGGTGCTGTCTGCCGGTATGGGACGGTCTATCGCCATAGCCTTCGATACCATAGGCAGCCAATGCTCGTCAAAAGGAGGAACGATCGGGGCCTGTACCTCCAGCAGCTTTGTTTTCTCTACCACCCACTGGTTGTGACGGGAACTTACACTACTATGCGCGACATCTTTCAGGCATTGCCTTACAGACTGATGCACGGCGTTGATAGCGTGTGTAACAGCATCTGCAGACAGCTTCATAGCAGTGGCTATCTGGGCCGGCGACATGCCTTTCAGGCGGTGCATTTCATAGATGAGCCGCCGTTGTTCCGGCAGTGACATGATCGTATCATGGATCAGTGACTGGTAGGCCTTATAATGTTGTATTTCGGGGGGAACATCGTCATCGTAGAATGGTACGGGAAGCAGCTCATCTGACGACGAATCCTGCAGATAACTATAACATTCCTGCAGGGCCACGGAGCGCAGATAAGCATCCAGGTCTTTTACCATTGGCAGCTTGTCCCTGTGCAGCCAGATGATAATGAACGTCTCCTGCAATACCGCGTTGATACACCGGGGATCTCCTCTGAGGATAACAGCAAGATCAGCATATACAAGGGGAGCCGCCGCCCGGAAGAAGCGGGCAAAAGAATTTTCATTGCCATCAGCAATGCTTTGCAGCAGTTCTTTCGCGTGGTAATTGATCTCCTCCATAACTACGACGATCTAAACAGGAATATACGAAATATATAGAACCTGATCAAACCTTCAACCAGCGGCGCTTCGGCGATTAAAGCAAAAGCGTAGCTTTGCGGCACCTCCAAATCATCCGTAATATGAATTTCGAGCATAAAGTTGTCTGGATCATTGGCGCCTCCTCCGGTATCGGGCTTGGTCTGGTAAAAGCATTTGCCGCACAAAAGGCGCGCCTGATCATTTCCTCCCGCGATAGCGCTGCCCTGACAGCAGTGGCAGAGCAACTGGAAGGACATACCACCTGTACAGTATTGCCGGCTGATATGACTGACCATCCAGGCCTGGCGCAGATAGCAGAACATGCCATCAGCGCCTATGGACATATTGACATTGTTATTCATTCGGCCGGTGTGGGACAACGCTCAGCCGCCATCGATACACAACTGCCTGTTTACAGGCGGCTAATGGAGCTCAACTTCTTTGGACCGCTCACCCTTACACAACACCTGCTGCCCCATTTCAGGAAGCAGGGGCACGGGCACGTAGTGGCAGTAAGTAGCATGTCGGGCCTCATGGGCTTTCCTTTACGCAGCGGCTACGTTGCCTCCAAACATGCATTAAAGGGATATTTCGAAACATTACAGGTGGAACATACGCTGGATAACTTTTATGTGACCATTGTAAGCCCTGGCAGGATCAAAACAGGACTGTCCCTGTCTGCACTTACCGGCAACGGCACCCCTTACGACAAGATGGACAAAGGCCAGCTGCACGGTATTCCCGTCAATGAATGTGCTCACAGGATACTGAAGGCCATCAGCAAGAAGAAGAAGCATGTGATCATTGCCAGAAGCGAAAGACTGCTATACTGGCTGCGTATGTTGATACCTCCCGCCTACTACCGCATTGCAAGAAAAAGAGGATTGGCTGACCAGCAATGATGCTGCTGATTGCGTATACTGAAACCTCCCGCCTATCGCCGCATCGCAGGAAAAAGAAGATTGGATGACCCGCAATGATGCTGCTGATTGCGTATACTAATGATACCTATCGCCGCATCGCAGGAGCAAGAGGATTGGATGATCCGCAATGATATACCCCGCTCATGAGATTGCTGCAACGCATACTGGTAAGATCTTTGATCTTATCTATACATGCGTAAAAAATCCTCATCTTCCAAGCCTTCGGGGCGAACAAGGGCTAAGTTCCCTGTTACGGTAGCACCCATGCTGGCTACACTGGTCAATAAACCAGTGGAAGAGCCGGGGTGGATGTACGAGGTGAAATGGGATGGTTACCGTGCTATAGCCTTATTGAATAAGGGGAATGTACAACTTATCTCACGCAACAATAAACCCTTCGATGAGAAATTCTATCCGGTTCACAATGCCTTAAAAGCATGGAACATCCAGGCAGTAACAGATGGGGAAATAGTGGTGCTCAATGAAAGCGGGTCTTCCAGCTTCGGAGACCTGCAAAACTGGAGGAGTGAAGCTGATGGAGAATTGATCTATTATGTATTCGACCTATTGTGGCTGAATGGATACGACCTTACACAATTACCGCTCGTACAACGCAGGGAACTGTTGCAGCAACTGTTTCCCGCTCCCGATATCATCAGGCTTAGCGCCAGCTTCAATACATCGCCCTCAGAGTTCCTGACGGCGGCAACATCACTGGGCCTGGAAGGTATCATTGCCAAAAAGGAAGATAGCCTTTATTATCCCGGTGTACGTAGCAACGAATGGTTAAAGATCAAGATCAATAAAAGACATGAAGTGGTCATAGGCGGTTATACCCGCAATGAAAACTCTTCAAAACCTTTCAGCTCATTGCTGGTGGGCGTTTTTGATAATGGCAAATTGCAATATACCGGCAAAATAGGCACCGGGTTTTCCACTGCCAGGCAGAAGGAGATGATGCAGTTATTCAAACCACTGACCATAAAAAAATCGCCTTTTACAACAGTCCCGGATATTAATAAGCCCTCCCGTTTCAGGCCCAATCCACCGAAGGCAGTAGCTACCTGGTTAAAGCCCGAGCTGGTATGTGAAGTAAGTTATGCAGAGATCACTTCGGATGGCGTGATGCGCCACCCCTCTTTCGAAGGTATGCGGGAAGATAAAGCAGCAAAGGACGTTAAAAGAGAAGCGCCCCAGCCTGTTACCAAAGCAACAGCGAAAACAGGTACGGCTATCTCCCAAAAGATGTTAACACCGGTGATAGGCGGCAACCGTAAAACATTGCTCAATCCATCCGAAGATACACAGGTCCGGAAGATCAATAAACATGAACTGAAATTCTCCAATCTCAACAAAATATTCTGGCCGGAAGAGAAATATACCAAACGGGACATGCTGAACTACTATTACCAGATAGCCCCGTATATAGTGCCATACCTGAAAGACCGCCCCCAGTCGCTGAACAGGTTCCCCAATGGTATAAAGGGCAAGAGCTTTTACCAGAAAGATGTGACAGGGAAAGCGCCCGACTGGATCAAGACCTTTCCTTATCATACCAGTGATGGTGAAGATAAGAACTTCATGGTAGGAACGGACGAAGCCAGCCTATTATATATGGCGAGTCTGGGCAGCATTGAAATGAACCCCTGGAACAGCAGGATACAAAAGCCGGATTATCCGGATTGGTGTATAATTGACCTGGATCCGACAGAAAAGAATACCTTTGAGCAGGTAATAGAAACAGCGCTGGTCACCAAAGAAGTGCTTGACAGTATCAAAGCCCCGGGATATTGCAAAACATCCGGTTCTACCGGCATACATATCTACATTCCTTTAAACGCTAAATATACTTACGATGAGTGCCAGTTGTTCGGCAAGTGGATCGCTACACAGGTACATGCCGCATTGCCCGCATTTACCAGTATAGAGCGTATGACACAGAACAGAAAGGGCAGGATATATGTTGATTATTTACAAAACAGGCCCAAAGCCACACTGGCAGCCCCCTACTCATTACGGCCGAAGCCAGGCGCTACCGTCTCCATGCCTTTGCATTGGGACGAAGTAAAAAAGGGACTAAAAATGAAAGACTTCAATATTACCAATGCAGTGGCCCGGGTCAATGAAATGGGCGATATATTCAAACCGGTACTCGGCAAGGGAATTGATATGAAGAAGATACTAAGTGCTATACAACCATGAAGTTTATTTATTAACCTTTAAATTCTACATTATGGCAAAGTATTCAAAAAAGAGCCAGGACAAAGTGGAAGAGAATATGCATGAAATGAAGGAAGGTAAACTGAAAAGCGGCAGAAGTGGTAAGAAGGTCTCCAATCCCAAACAGGCTATCGCTATAGGATTATCAGAAGCCAGGAAAGAAGGCGCTAAAGTACCAAAGAAGGCTGCGGCTAAGAAGAAAGCTGCGCCAAAGAAAAAAGCGGCAGCAAAGAAGGCTGCACCTAAAAAGAAAGCTGCTGCGAAGAAGAGAGCAACACCAAAGAAAAAAGCAGCCGCTAAAAAAGCTGCTCCCCGGAAAAAAGCCGCTGCTAAAAAGGCCGCGCCTAAAAAGAAAGCTGCAGCTAAAAAAGCTGCTCCAAAAAAGAAAGCTGCGGCTAAGAAACGGGCTACACCTAAGAAAAAGGCTGCTGCGAAGTCTTAAAAAATGAAATCAGAGAGACTGTAAAATGATCCCATTGCTTTCATTAGTTGCCTTACTTCATTTTACAGTCTCATTCTTATCTGACATCAGGATTGGATGATCGCATGGTATTTCTCACTTCCCCGACAACCACGCGAGGAACTGCGGTGCCTTTTCCTTGCTGATAGTGATCACCTCCCTGAAGGGCACAGACAGGTTCACACTTAACTTGCGGGATACATAGTGGGAAGCATCTTTGATAGCCTTACGGTTAACGAGGAACTGCCTGTTTACCCGGAAGAAATCACTGCCACAAAGCTGTTCGGCTTCTTCAAGTGATTTCTTGAGATAATAATGTTGCCTGTCGAAGGTCATTAAGTATAAGACCTCTTTCTCGATATAGAACAATACAATATTCTCCAGTCTGACCGGCACGATCTTGTCTTTGTAATGCACCAGTATGGCCGCAGGTTTAGGTGTATGTTGCTGTACGGTTTCAGCGATCGTATTAGCGGAAGTAGCTATGCCGGTAAACTGGCGGCGCAGATTATTATACTTCCTGATCGCATCTGCTATGGAGGCGTTGGTGAATGGCTTCAGTATATACTCGATCCCATTGGTCTTGAACGCCTGCAAGGCATATTCATCGTATGCAGTACAAAAGATAACAGGTGCTGTTACTTCTACAGTTCTGTAGATGTCAAAGCTTTCTCCGTCTCCGAGTTGTATATCACTGAAGATAAGATCTGGCATATCGTTGCGCTGGAAATAGGCTACCGCCTCCCTGACAGATTGCAGCACTGCCACAACTTCTACAGTGTTGTCCAGTTG from Chitinophaga filiformis carries:
- the ligD gene encoding DNA ligase D, which produces MRKKSSSSKPSGRTRAKFPVTVAPMLATLVNKPVEEPGWMYEVKWDGYRAIALLNKGNVQLISRNNKPFDEKFYPVHNALKAWNIQAVTDGEIVVLNESGSSSFGDLQNWRSEADGELIYYVFDLLWLNGYDLTQLPLVQRRELLQQLFPAPDIIRLSASFNTSPSEFLTAATSLGLEGIIAKKEDSLYYPGVRSNEWLKIKINKRHEVVIGGYTRNENSSKPFSSLLVGVFDNGKLQYTGKIGTGFSTARQKEMMQLFKPLTIKKSPFTTVPDINKPSRFRPNPPKAVATWLKPELVCEVSYAEITSDGVMRHPSFEGMREDKAAKDVKREAPQPVTKATAKTGTAISQKMLTPVIGGNRKTLLNPSEDTQVRKINKHELKFSNLNKIFWPEEKYTKRDMLNYYYQIAPYIVPYLKDRPQSLNRFPNGIKGKSFYQKDVTGKAPDWIKTFPYHTSDGEDKNFMVGTDEASLLYMASLGSIEMNPWNSRIQKPDYPDWCIIDLDPTEKNTFEQVIETALVTKEVLDSIKAPGYCKTSGSTGIHIYIPLNAKYTYDECQLFGKWIATQVHAALPAFTSIERMTQNRKGRIYVDYLQNRPKATLAAPYSLRPKPGATVSMPLHWDEVKKGLKMKDFNITNAVARVNEMGDIFKPVLGKGIDMKKILSAIQP
- a CDS encoding SDR family oxidoreductase is translated as MNFEHKVVWIIGASSGIGLGLVKAFAAQKARLIISSRDSAALTAVAEQLEGHTTCTVLPADMTDHPGLAQIAEHAISAYGHIDIVIHSAGVGQRSAAIDTQLPVYRRLMELNFFGPLTLTQHLLPHFRKQGHGHVVAVSSMSGLMGFPLRSGYVASKHALKGYFETLQVEHTLDNFYVTIVSPGRIKTGLSLSALTGNGTPYDKMDKGQLHGIPVNECAHRILKAISKKKKHVIIARSERLLYWLRMLIPPAYYRIARKRGLADQQ
- a CDS encoding DUF6496 domain-containing protein — protein: MAKYSKKSQDKVEENMHEMKEGKLKSGRSGKKVSNPKQAIAIGLSEARKEGAKVPKKAAAKKKAAPKKKAAAKKAAPKKKAAAKKRATPKKKAAAKKAAPRKKAAAKKAAPKKKAAAKKAAPKKKAAAKKRATPKKKAAAKS
- a CDS encoding LytR/AlgR family response regulator transcription factor; this encodes MRVVIIEDEVLTAEDLKESIQQLDNTVEVVAVLQSVREAVAYFQRNDMPDLIFSDIQLGDGESFDIYRTVEVTAPVIFCTAYDEYALQAFKTNGIEYILKPFTNASIADAIRKYNNLRRQFTGIATSANTIAETVQQHTPKPAAILVHYKDKIVPVRLENIVLFYIEKEVLYLMTFDRQHYYLKKSLEEAEQLCGSDFFRVNRQFLVNRKAIKDASHYVSRKLSVNLSVPFREVITISKEKAPQFLAWLSGK
- a CDS encoding FecR domain-containing protein → MEEINYHAKELLQSIADGNENSFARFFRAAAPLVYADLAVILRGDPRCINAVLQETFIIIWLHRDKLPMVKDLDAYLRSVALQECYSYLQDSSSDELLPVPFYDDDVPPEIQHYKAYQSLIHDTIMSLPEQRRLIYEMHRLKGMSPAQIATAMKLSADAVTHAINAVHQSVRQCLKDVAHSSVSSRHNQWVVEKTKLLEVQAPIVPPFDEHWLPMVSKAMAIDRPIPADSTPVIRRIYSHRLNYLYALAALLFLIVGPGIYLIVMRSERSASFRAMSSAGQHKSKDTLPDGTEVWMNTGSAVRYPATYSVAGRVVEVEGEASFRVSNSVNQPFHIRAYEVYADVTGTYFNIHAYTTPSHMAITALGSTVRVQAEGKDLTLLPGQQADIAQDGTIKVTPADTAAIAGWKETLQ